The proteins below are encoded in one region of Desulfosalsimonas propionicica:
- a CDS encoding GNAT family N-acetyltransferase — MHFNIRIFQNIDDPFLKSEWERLEQAADVFPQSTYHWCATWWKHLAGHRKLHVVMVLGEEGKALGIAPLCIERHLGVSVLRSFPVHFGDFYTFILENGAHEKPVIEAIITYIRSNQQWRWARLEQVPENSVLARVFAEHAFLAKHMTACVIADFSGLDWDGYLAKLKKNFRAEIRRRMKKIASDHDAALRATNQWADYEKKFTEMVSIYRARWQDDRSPAKSDQELACWQEAIKEQFNKGKIVYYQLLFDGKPAAYRLGFVHQGVYYAWHTSFNPAFKRYYPGIMILAYMIRHFMATGIHTINFMAGDYNWKYDWSWDKRKTDNYMFTSPSRGIASTILNAYHHKIRDKIKNYYHQAMEYKALRTVSRNAILVWRKISNHS, encoded by the coding sequence ATGCATTTTAACATCCGCATATTTCAAAATATAGATGATCCTTTTCTTAAATCCGAATGGGAGCGCCTGGAGCAGGCGGCCGATGTTTTTCCCCAGAGCACCTATCACTGGTGCGCCACATGGTGGAAACACCTGGCCGGCCACAGAAAACTGCATGTGGTGATGGTGCTGGGAGAGGAGGGCAAAGCCCTGGGGATAGCGCCCCTGTGCATTGAACGCCATTTAGGCGTCAGTGTGTTAAGATCATTTCCTGTTCATTTCGGGGATTTTTATACGTTTATCCTGGAAAACGGGGCGCATGAGAAACCGGTCATTGAAGCGATAATTACATATATCCGGTCAAATCAGCAATGGAGATGGGCACGCCTGGAACAGGTGCCTGAAAACAGTGTCTTGGCACGGGTTTTTGCTGAACACGCTTTTCTTGCCAAGCATATGACGGCTTGTGTGATAGCTGATTTTTCGGGTTTGGACTGGGATGGCTATTTAGCAAAACTGAAAAAAAATTTTCGGGCAGAAATCCGAAGACGCATGAAAAAAATTGCTTCAGACCATGATGCAGCGTTGAGGGCTACAAATCAATGGGCGGATTATGAAAAAAAATTCACTGAGATGGTCAGCATATACCGGGCGCGCTGGCAGGACGATCGATCGCCTGCCAAAAGCGATCAGGAACTGGCCTGCTGGCAGGAGGCCATAAAAGAGCAGTTTAATAAGGGAAAAATTGTCTATTATCAGCTTTTGTTTGATGGCAAACCGGCCGCATACCGCCTGGGGTTTGTGCATCAGGGGGTTTATTATGCCTGGCACACCAGTTTTAACCCGGCTTTTAAAAGGTACTATCCGGGCATTATGATTTTAGCCTATATGATTCGTCATTTTATGGCTACGGGCATCCATACCATCAATTTTATGGCCGGAGATTACAACTGGAAGTATGACTGGTCATGGGATAAGCGAAAAACAGACAATTATATGTTTACATCCCCGTCCCGGGGCATCGCATCCACTATTCTAAATGCCTATCACCATAAGATCCGGGACAAAATAAAAAACTATTATCACCAGGCCATGGAATATAAGGCATTGCGGACCGTTTCGCGAAACGCGATTCTGGTCTGGCGAAAGATTTCCAATCACTCATAG
- a CDS encoding glycosyltransferase family 4 protein, giving the protein MQKPRLLWIAFKLIDKSENRVVLLQMIERLNQHFDVRLIAGYSKEALELQAGGRPVEYYDRHGRIPLKWLRAYISQPSVIKRLIRSEPPAIIFVTHGPSNRMLRFILKNARKYGAKVVFDVRTLPGPKNNSRSFKLFSSRLLFASRHFSGVTYITEEMRRYCIKRFGLPDHKSAVWTSGVDADTFRPADLKPADTPFRLIYHGGIISAARGLDRLIQAMDYVKDLDIHLTLISSLREPEAICWIERLKLQDRVTLVDTIPHAQIPAQIQAHHAGILPFPDCDMWNTSSPIKLFEYMACGLPVIATQIPAHRNVLNGKPFAFFAKDASPQALAAAIRQAYSQKKRFEELGNQARAQVLEEHTWNSQAVRLSNFLRSYL; this is encoded by the coding sequence ATGCAAAAACCGCGTCTTCTCTGGATAGCCTTCAAGCTCATCGACAAATCAGAAAACCGGGTCGTTCTTCTTCAGATGATTGAACGCTTGAATCAACATTTTGATGTCCGCCTGATCGCCGGTTACAGCAAGGAAGCGCTTGAATTACAAGCAGGCGGCCGCCCTGTGGAATACTATGACAGACATGGCCGCATCCCCCTTAAGTGGCTCAGGGCATATATCAGTCAACCAAGCGTCATTAAGCGGTTGATCCGCAGCGAGCCACCGGCAATCATATTTGTCACCCATGGGCCTTCAAACCGGATGCTGCGGTTTATTTTAAAAAATGCCCGGAAATATGGTGCAAAAGTGGTGTTTGACGTCCGGACCCTTCCAGGGCCGAAAAATAATTCCAGGTCTTTCAAACTTTTCAGCAGCCGGCTTTTGTTTGCCAGCCGGCACTTTTCCGGGGTGACCTACATTACGGAAGAAATGCGCAGATACTGTATAAAGCGCTTTGGTCTGCCGGATCACAAAAGTGCGGTCTGGACCTCCGGGGTTGATGCGGACACGTTCAGGCCGGCTGATTTAAAGCCTGCAGACACGCCTTTTCGCCTGATCTATCATGGGGGCATTATTTCCGCCGCCCGGGGCCTGGACCGGTTGATCCAGGCCATGGATTATGTAAAGGACCTTGATATTCACCTGACATTGATCAGTTCCCTGCGGGAGCCGGAAGCCATCTGCTGGATTGAGCGGTTAAAACTCCAGGACCGGGTCACTTTGGTGGATACGATCCCCCATGCCCAGATCCCCGCACAGATTCAGGCCCATCATGCGGGCATTCTGCCGTTTCCGGACTGTGACATGTGGAATACAAGCTCTCCCATCAAATTGTTTGAATACATGGCCTGCGGCCTGCCGGTGATCGCAACTCAAATTCCTGCGCACAGAAATGTTTTAAACGGCAAGCCCTTTGCTTTTTTTGCCAAAGACGCCTCCCCCCAGGCCCTTGCCGCGGCAATCCGGCAGGCGTATTCCCAAAAAAAACGGTTTGAAGAGCTGGGGAATCAAGCAAGGGCCCAGGTGCTTGAAGAACATACCTGGAACAGCCAGGCAGTCAGGCTTTCCAATTTTTTACGATCTTATCTTTGA
- a CDS encoding glycosyl transferase → MSIKNRLKNSTLFPLLVYLRYWANRYAIKRVLTSDKLAKGFDLKPVDPGINFFGYYNMLPENKKGEILYLKVNQEETRGSLFESASIMLKNPDGSTSKISETKAWNWQQGCMLQWAPGADGRILFNDYDPETDRYIAKVIDKFGNPVARYDIPVNNVSKCGNFALSLNYDRLAKMRPDYGYFNKKDQTLPPDDQDGIWYLDLKTGAYKLILSLESLKNLAYVPTMDGAGHKVNHIDINPDGTRFMFLHRWVGPQGRFMRLVTADPDGSNLCILNGDKMTSHCCWADNNEIIAFCQYNEKRGYFKFNDKSKAVRFLSAKMPKTDGHPSVSPNGQWLVTDTYPDKSRMSHLYLYNMFTDDIIHLGRFYQPLKYKKLMRVDLHPKWSKNGKSVFFESAHNSNRKLYELSTINQKAKNRLLYFIKS, encoded by the coding sequence ATGAGCATAAAAAACAGACTTAAAAACAGCACCTTATTCCCTCTTTTGGTTTATCTGAGATATTGGGCTAACCGATACGCCATCAAAAGGGTTTTAACCTCAGATAAATTAGCAAAAGGATTTGACTTAAAACCTGTTGATCCAGGAATAAATTTCTTCGGATATTACAATATGTTACCTGAAAACAAGAAAGGTGAGATTCTGTATTTGAAAGTTAATCAGGAAGAAACCAGGGGCAGCCTTTTTGAATCAGCAAGCATCATGTTGAAAAATCCAGACGGAAGCACCTCTAAAATTTCAGAAACAAAAGCCTGGAACTGGCAGCAGGGGTGCATGCTTCAATGGGCCCCCGGCGCTGACGGACGAATTTTGTTCAATGATTATGATCCTGAAACAGACCGATACATCGCCAAAGTGATTGATAAATTCGGGAACCCTGTAGCCCGCTACGATATCCCGGTAAACAACGTCAGCAAGTGCGGAAATTTTGCTTTAAGTCTTAATTACGACCGCCTGGCAAAAATGAGGCCTGATTACGGGTATTTCAATAAAAAAGATCAGACATTGCCGCCGGATGATCAGGACGGCATCTGGTATCTGGATCTGAAAACCGGCGCTTACAAGCTGATACTTTCCCTGGAGTCACTGAAAAACCTGGCTTACGTCCCAACAATGGATGGAGCGGGCCACAAGGTCAATCACATTGATATCAATCCGGACGGCACCCGTTTTATGTTCCTTCATCGATGGGTCGGGCCACAGGGGCGCTTTATGCGGCTGGTTACCGCTGATCCGGATGGCAGCAATCTTTGTATCCTCAATGGTGATAAAATGACGTCACATTGCTGCTGGGCTGATAATAATGAAATTATAGCGTTTTGCCAATACAATGAAAAGAGAGGATATTTCAAATTTAATGATAAATCAAAGGCGGTCAGGTTTTTGTCTGCCAAAATGCCAAAGACTGACGGGCACCCTTCTGTTTCTCCGAATGGCCAGTGGCTTGTGACAGATACCTACCCGGACAAGAGCAGAATGTCGCATTTATATCTCTATAATATGTTTACTGATGATATTATACACCTTGGAAGATTTTATCAGCCTCTTAAATACAAAAAATTAATGAGAGTTGACCTCCACCCGAAATGGTCAAAAAATGGCAAATCTGTTTTTTTTGAATCAGCTCATAATAGTAACAGAAAACTATATGAATTAAGTACAATAAACCAAAAAGCCAAGAACCGTCTCTTATATTTTATCAAATCTTGA
- a CDS encoding glycosyltransferase, with product MKKLTIIFTTNHADTLGNACRLDMVEFLTKYFEVTIITNQPEFIKNRFPNELVIPFNSNEKSKLSIVKHYKYQKKLARKINKISSDGVFLFHEDSPAAIWIESPVFQYIHQYGNRGNNKTRSPKEYIKKIISKVNHRQTLRGLKKSRINFVVSTFLIDLFKQEGLTNMAYTPHAMDIDKFQKPLFKKEHQKLKELKDEGYFIVSYTGWVTENRGYQLMMDSIKKAAIQDDKIVLVIAGADAKFSQCIADFQKNNNLEDNIINYGVIDSALIPGILYYSDVCLSLLDSDVPAFQVSPPQKLFEYFAAGKPVICNKVQTHSMFVEDGKTGFLLDMDPLQASKSIKLLKDNEKMHQTMCNNAFKEASKYDINLVYGNMVEKIKDAINEHKKQT from the coding sequence ATGAAAAAACTTACAATAATATTTACAACAAACCATGCTGATACACTCGGCAATGCCTGCCGCCTGGATATGGTTGAATTTTTAACTAAATATTTTGAAGTAACCATTATTACAAACCAACCGGAATTTATTAAAAACAGATTTCCAAATGAATTGGTGATACCCTTTAATTCCAATGAAAAAAGCAAGCTTTCAATAGTAAAACATTATAAATATCAAAAGAAATTGGCAAGGAAGATTAATAAGATTTCAAGCGATGGGGTTTTTTTGTTTCATGAAGACTCACCGGCTGCTATTTGGATTGAATCACCTGTATTCCAATACATTCACCAATATGGTAACAGAGGAAATAATAAAACTAGATCTCCGAAAGAATATATCAAAAAAATCATTTCAAAAGTAAATCACCGCCAAACACTTAGGGGATTAAAAAAATCCAGAATTAATTTTGTTGTGTCCACCTTTTTAATCGACCTCTTCAAACAAGAGGGGCTAACCAATATGGCATATACACCCCATGCTATGGATATTGACAAGTTTCAAAAGCCTCTGTTTAAAAAAGAGCATCAAAAACTGAAGGAATTAAAGGACGAAGGATATTTTATTGTCAGTTATACCGGTTGGGTAACCGAAAATCGGGGTTATCAATTAATGATGGACTCAATCAAAAAAGCCGCAATCCAAGATGATAAGATTGTCCTAGTAATAGCCGGTGCCGATGCGAAATTTAGTCAATGCATTGCTGACTTTCAGAAAAACAATAACCTCGAGGATAATATTATTAATTACGGAGTTATTGATTCCGCTTTAATTCCGGGTATTTTATACTATTCTGATGTTTGTCTAAGTTTATTGGATTCAGATGTACCGGCTTTTCAGGTGTCTCCACCCCAAAAACTATTTGAATATTTTGCTGCCGGCAAACCTGTTATTTGCAATAAAGTACAGACCCACAGCATGTTTGTTGAAGATGGCAAAACAGGGTTTTTGTTAGACATGGACCCCCTCCAGGCGAGTAAATCCATTAAGCTATTAAAAGACAATGAGAAAATGCACCAAACAATGTGCAATAACGCTTTTAAAGAAGCTTCAAAATACGATATCAATTTGGTTTACGGAAATATGGTAGAAAAAATAAAAGACGCAATCAATGAGCATAAAAAACAGACTTAA
- a CDS encoding polysaccharide pyruvyl transferase family protein codes for MKIGILTYQFSTQNFGAVLQTYASYRVLKKLGHTPEVINLLPGKKLSFKKNLKAKLKLFLYNKIEFERFKKKHIKLSAPYYSDDNLHELDTIFYAYYVGSDQVWRASMSKERLIHYFLDFADNEKLKIAYAASFGISSWEGDTEKTKQVTPLIKRFSAIGVREQDGVDICKNVFNVNAVKVLDPTLLLDEGDYQKIIQKNEKFNLQNYIAYHIIQDRPAKGAIPSMVFQQTKKKVINLFGQNKKILGHSFLKYNSIGTWLDGIQNASLIITDSFHCVIFSIIFKKQFVCIPNQRGGVSRIENLLQMLRLEDRFCESENFDIKFYLNSPINYSEVYSNLNLLRKESFNFLTNALL; via the coding sequence ATGAAAATCGGTATTCTTACATATCAATTCTCAACCCAAAATTTTGGTGCTGTCCTGCAAACTTATGCCTCATATCGAGTATTAAAAAAGCTCGGACACACTCCGGAAGTGATTAATCTGTTACCCGGTAAAAAACTAAGCTTTAAAAAGAATTTAAAAGCTAAATTAAAATTATTCTTATACAACAAAATCGAATTTGAAAGATTTAAAAAGAAACATATAAAGTTAAGCGCCCCTTATTATTCTGATGATAATTTGCATGAGCTGGATACCATTTTTTATGCCTATTACGTTGGCAGCGACCAAGTTTGGCGTGCATCCATGTCAAAAGAAAGACTTATCCACTATTTTCTTGATTTTGCAGATAATGAAAAATTAAAAATAGCCTATGCTGCCAGTTTTGGCATCTCATCGTGGGAAGGCGATACTGAAAAAACAAAACAAGTAACCCCGTTAATCAAGAGATTTTCGGCTATTGGTGTAAGAGAACAGGATGGGGTTGATATATGTAAAAATGTTTTTAATGTTAATGCTGTAAAAGTATTAGATCCCACCTTACTACTTGACGAGGGTGATTATCAAAAAATTATTCAAAAAAATGAAAAGTTTAACCTACAAAACTATATTGCATATCATATTATACAAGACAGGCCTGCAAAAGGTGCAATTCCGTCAATGGTATTTCAGCAAACAAAAAAGAAAGTCATCAATTTGTTTGGACAAAACAAAAAAATATTAGGCCACTCTTTTTTAAAATATAACTCAATTGGCACCTGGTTAGATGGAATTCAAAACGCTTCCTTAATAATTACAGATTCTTTTCATTGTGTTATATTTTCAATAATTTTCAAAAAGCAGTTTGTCTGTATTCCGAATCAAAGAGGTGGAGTCTCACGGATTGAGAATTTATTGCAAATGCTCAGGCTGGAAGATAGGTTTTGTGAATCTGAAAATTTTGATATTAAATTCTACTTAAATAGCCCAATTAATTATAGTGAGGTTTATTCAAATCTTAACCTTTTAAGAAAAGAGTCGTTCAATTTTTTAACTAACGCTTTACTTTAG
- a CDS encoding thiamine pyrophosphate-binding protein, giving the protein MTKYYSDEKNVQVILSLLKEHGIKKIIASPGTTNVAFVASVHNDPYFEMYSSVDERSAAYLACGLSSESGEPVVLSCTGATASQNYFSGLIEAYYRKLPILAITSTQPVMKVGHHIAQVTDRSVFPNDAVKLTVSIPIVKDDDDLWDCEIKANKAILELKRHGGGPVHINLPTTYSRNFDTKELPKTRVIKRITSLNDFPELPKGKIAVFVGAHAPMSKEQTDVLNKFCASNNAVVFCDHTSGYKGRYRVQYALAAGQPVLDTATLPDLLIHIGEITGDYYSIKMANKQVWRVSEDGEIRDTFRKLSYVFEMTEQQFFEHYTNKDPEKTEYLDDCKKLLNELKKKISDLPFSNVWLASQIAHLIPDGSTIHFGILNSLRSWNFFELPDSVTSSANVGGFGIDGGVSALIGASFYNRDKLYYGVVGDLAFFYDMNVLGNRDIGKNIRLLLVNNGKGTEFRHFNHKAYQHGDKVDEFIAAAGHFGNKSQTLVKNYAQDLGFEYLSASNKEEFKKVYMHFLTPEVTNQPILFEVFTDSERESGALKKILNIEKDLKEDAKKWTKKVLGPKGISALKKVIRS; this is encoded by the coding sequence ATGACAAAATACTACTCCGATGAAAAGAATGTCCAGGTTATCCTGTCACTATTAAAAGAGCATGGCATTAAAAAAATAATAGCATCTCCAGGAACTACAAATGTAGCCTTTGTTGCCAGCGTGCATAATGATCCATATTTTGAGATGTACTCTTCCGTCGATGAAAGATCTGCTGCATACTTGGCTTGTGGTTTATCAAGCGAAAGTGGCGAACCTGTAGTTTTAAGCTGCACTGGTGCAACTGCTTCTCAAAATTATTTTTCGGGACTTATTGAAGCTTATTACAGGAAGTTACCTATACTTGCAATTACTTCTACGCAGCCGGTAATGAAGGTTGGCCACCATATTGCCCAAGTTACAGATAGAAGTGTTTTCCCAAATGATGCTGTTAAACTAACCGTTTCAATTCCGATTGTAAAAGACGATGATGATTTATGGGACTGTGAAATTAAAGCAAACAAAGCCATTCTTGAATTAAAACGACATGGTGGAGGACCAGTTCACATCAATCTTCCAACAACATACAGCAGAAACTTTGACACAAAAGAACTTCCCAAGACCCGTGTCATCAAACGAATAACTTCGTTAAATGATTTCCCTGAACTGCCAAAAGGTAAAATTGCTGTATTTGTAGGCGCTCATGCACCAATGTCAAAAGAACAAACTGATGTTCTTAACAAGTTTTGCGCATCAAATAATGCTGTTGTGTTTTGCGATCATACAAGTGGCTACAAGGGAAGGTACCGGGTGCAATATGCACTTGCCGCAGGGCAACCAGTGTTAGATACCGCCACCCTCCCGGATTTACTTATCCATATCGGTGAAATTACCGGAGATTACTATAGCATTAAAATGGCAAACAAACAGGTTTGGCGTGTCAGCGAAGATGGAGAAATTCGAGATACATTCAGAAAACTTAGTTATGTATTTGAAATGACCGAACAGCAGTTTTTTGAACATTATACAAACAAGGATCCAGAAAAAACAGAATATTTAGATGACTGCAAAAAACTCTTAAATGAACTTAAAAAAAAAATATCTGATCTCCCTTTTTCAAATGTTTGGCTGGCTTCCCAAATAGCACATCTAATCCCCGATGGATCAACCATTCACTTCGGTATTTTGAACAGCCTTCGCTCATGGAACTTTTTTGAATTGCCGGATTCAGTTACTTCCTCAGCGAATGTAGGTGGGTTTGGAATAGATGGGGGCGTTTCGGCCCTAATCGGTGCCTCTTTTTATAATAGAGACAAACTTTACTATGGCGTAGTAGGTGATCTGGCGTTTTTCTACGACATGAATGTTTTGGGGAATCGGGACATTGGGAAAAACATCCGCCTTCTGCTGGTCAACAATGGCAAAGGAACTGAATTCAGGCACTTCAATCACAAAGCATATCAACATGGTGACAAAGTCGATGAGTTCATTGCAGCTGCTGGTCATTTTGGCAACAAATCCCAGACACTGGTGAAGAATTATGCCCAGGATCTTGGGTTTGAATATTTAAGTGCCTCAAACAAAGAAGAATTTAAAAAGGTGTATATGCACTTCCTGACCCCTGAAGTTACAAACCAACCAATATTATTTGAGGTTTTCACAGACAGTGAAAGGGAAAGCGGAGCCTTGAAAAAAATTTTGAATATTGAAAAAGACTTAAAAGAAGATGCAAAAAAATGGACCAAAAAAGTCTTAGGACCTAAAGGCATAAGTGCCTTAAAAAAAGTAATCAGATCCTAA
- a CDS encoding NAD-dependent epimerase/dehydratase family protein, with protein MIQICVPVQNKIFLSDFQVIMRILVLGGTGAMGAHLVDILSQNGSELFVTSRSPQKSKSSVSYLQGNAKDFVFFKELVGAKWDIIVDFMVYSTEDFKKRINLILDATVQYFFISSARVYANSLQHLTEDSARLLDVSEDKEYLLTDEYALSKARQEDMLINSGRKNWTIVRPYITYSENRLQLGNLEKEQWLYRALKGRTIVFSKDIASKRTAMTYGRDVSKSISSLIGDPRAYGNIYNITTNETRTWAEIMAHYLTIIDNQLDFKPKVLLQSINQVFELHPAKYQIKYDRLYNRQFDNSKIGEFIDVESFTQMENGIEKSLTAFIKKPDFRRINWVTEALQDKQAKETTPLKEISGLRQKAIYLIYRHLSAKHIKILKKLKT; from the coding sequence ATGATCCAGATTTGTGTTCCAGTTCAAAACAAAATTTTTTTATCTGATTTTCAAGTAATTATGAGAATATTAGTATTAGGTGGAACTGGTGCAATGGGAGCCCACTTAGTAGATATCCTCTCCCAAAATGGGTCAGAATTATTTGTGACCTCCAGAAGTCCACAAAAATCAAAAAGTAGTGTTAGCTATCTGCAAGGTAATGCCAAAGATTTTGTTTTTTTCAAAGAGCTTGTTGGTGCGAAATGGGATATTATTGTTGATTTTATGGTGTATTCCACAGAAGATTTCAAAAAGCGGATAAATCTGATTCTGGATGCAACAGTTCAATATTTTTTTATAAGTTCGGCTAGAGTCTACGCCAATTCTCTACAACACTTAACAGAAGACTCAGCTCGTTTGCTGGATGTTTCAGAAGACAAAGAATATCTTTTAACTGATGAGTATGCCCTCTCAAAAGCACGACAGGAAGATATGCTGATAAATTCCGGCCGGAAAAACTGGACAATTGTTCGACCATACATCACATACAGTGAAAACCGCCTACAGCTTGGGAATTTAGAAAAAGAACAATGGCTTTATCGTGCTCTTAAAGGAAGAACAATTGTTTTTTCAAAAGACATTGCTTCGAAAAGAACAGCAATGACTTACGGCCGCGACGTGTCAAAAAGTATTTCATCGCTGATTGGTGACCCAAGGGCATATGGAAACATTTACAATATTACAACAAACGAAACGCGTACCTGGGCAGAGATCATGGCCCACTACCTGACAATTATTGATAACCAATTAGACTTCAAACCAAAGGTCTTGTTGCAAAGCATAAATCAAGTATTTGAATTGCACCCGGCAAAATATCAAATTAAATATGACAGATTATATAATAGACAATTTGATAATTCAAAAATTGGTGAATTTATAGATGTGGAAAGCTTTACCCAAATGGAAAATGGAATAGAAAAAAGTTTAACGGCTTTTATTAAAAAGCCGGATTTTAGGAGAATCAACTGGGTAACAGAAGCATTACAGGACAAGCAAGCCAAAGAAACAACCCCTTTAAAAGAAATTTCAGGCTTAAGACAAAAAGCAATATACCTTATTTACAGACATTTATCCGCAAAACACATTAAAATACTTAAAAAGTTAAAAACATGA
- a CDS encoding lipopolysaccharide biosynthesis protein: MPSIRKSLISGVFYTAFAKYSNVFFSILIGAILARLLTPEDFGIVALVTVFVTFFNLLGDFGISKAVVQNQNLTKNDIQSIFVFSILFALALGALFFLAAPLISRFYDEPELIKISRLLALAVLFHALQGIPRALLEKNLEFKKIGIITVSTQLSMGIFAIILAYKGFSYYALVIRAILTGFLLFSFFYLISPIKIVFRIDPNAINKIIRFSVFNFMFNIINYFSRNGDNLLVGKFLGPSSLGFYNKAYRLMMLPVQNLTHVITPVMMPVLSKYQNDYNVIFNTYLKVVKVLATIGFPLSVFLFFSANEIVTIIYGPQWDQTIPVFKILALIIGVQMIYSSAGSVFLAINRTELLFYYGLISACILLSGISLGIFLGKSILAVGCGIAIAFTISFFIVYYMLIHVALGKSFLQFIKTLLFPLFISLIMIVPLWIYSKYVSENMFLGLALKVVISGLTFGAMYLSKREYREILQMGIKQYIRK; this comes from the coding sequence ATGCCATCTATTCGTAAGTCACTTATTTCAGGAGTCTTCTACACTGCATTTGCGAAATACAGCAATGTGTTCTTTTCAATTTTAATTGGAGCTATATTAGCGAGACTCCTAACTCCTGAAGATTTTGGGATTGTTGCCTTGGTTACAGTATTTGTAACATTCTTCAATTTATTAGGTGATTTTGGAATAAGTAAAGCAGTTGTTCAAAACCAAAATTTAACAAAAAATGACATACAGTCCATATTTGTATTTTCAATATTATTTGCCCTTGCTTTAGGTGCTTTATTTTTCCTCGCTGCACCTTTGATTTCCAGGTTTTATGATGAACCTGAGCTTATTAAAATATCCAGATTATTGGCGCTTGCTGTATTATTCCATGCCTTACAGGGTATCCCCAGAGCTCTGCTTGAAAAAAATTTAGAATTTAAGAAAATTGGAATAATAACTGTTAGTACCCAACTAAGTATGGGGATCTTTGCGATAATATTAGCTTATAAGGGCTTCAGTTATTATGCGCTTGTAATCAGGGCCATATTAACCGGTTTTTTGCTTTTCTCTTTTTTTTATTTGATTTCACCTATAAAAATTGTTTTTAGAATAGACCCAAATGCTATTAATAAAATAATTAGATTTTCCGTTTTTAACTTTATGTTTAATATCATTAATTACTTCTCCAGGAATGGTGATAATTTGCTAGTAGGAAAGTTTTTAGGTCCATCTTCATTAGGTTTTTACAATAAAGCTTATAGACTTATGATGTTGCCTGTGCAAAATTTAACGCATGTTATTACACCTGTGATGATGCCAGTTCTTTCAAAATACCAAAATGATTATAATGTAATTTTTAATACGTATTTAAAGGTAGTCAAGGTCTTGGCTACAATTGGGTTCCCATTATCAGTTTTCCTATTTTTTTCAGCAAACGAAATTGTTACAATTATTTATGGACCACAATGGGATCAAACCATACCCGTGTTTAAAATTCTTGCTTTAATAATTGGTGTACAAATGATTTATTCAAGCGCTGGTTCTGTTTTTCTAGCAATCAATCGAACAGAATTGCTTTTCTATTACGGTTTAATAAGTGCATGTATCTTATTGAGTGGTATTTCTTTAGGAATATTTCTGGGAAAAAGCATTTTGGCTGTCGGATGTGGTATTGCTATTGCATTTACGATCAGTTTTTTTATTGTGTATTATATGCTTATACACGTAGCACTAGGTAAATCTTTCTTGCAGTTTATAAAAACACTATTATTTCCGCTGTTTATTAGTTTAATAATGATAGTCCCTCTTTGGATATATTCAAAATATGTGAGCGAGAATATGTTTCTTGGCTTAGCCTTGAAAGTAGTTATATCCGGGCTGACCTTTGGCGCAATGTATTTAAGCAAGAGAGAGTACAGGGAGATATTACAAATGGGAATAAAACAATATATTAGGAAATGA